The region CGAAGCCGCCGTGATCGTCCATTTCGTGCCCAACGATGCCGAAACTGAAGCCCACGGAGTACACACCCACAACCCGGTGGTAATTCACCTGATCAACGGCTACGTGCAGCTGGCGGCGCAACAGGCTCAGGCCAGCGCCGACCAGAACCAGGGCAATCCAGCCTGAACCGGCAAACGCGGAGGCCGGGTGTTGACAAGCCCCAGTCTCCGCTGTAATCTATCTGAGCCTTCGGGGCTGTGGCGCAGTTGGGAGCGCGTCTGAATGGCATTCAGAAGGTCAGGGGTTCGAATCCCCTCAGCTCCACCAAACCGAAGAAAAGACCTGGCTCAACCGCCGGGTCTTTTTTTATTGTCTGTCCCGGGCGTCATTTTTTGTCATGCTGCGCGCCGGTTCCCGCTAGAGTAAGGCAGCCATGATCGTCAAAGAACACCGCCCCACCCCCACCAGGGACAAATTCCAGCGCGCCGGCGACGAGGCCGAGCAGCAAATGGCCCACTATCTTCAGCGAGCGTTTGGGGAGGACCAGGCGGTGCATGTCTTCAACAACCTGCGGCTGCAGCGAAAGGGCGAAACTGCCCAGCTGGATCACCTGATCCTGCACCGCAGCGGCATGATTATCGTGGAGAGCAAGAGCGTCTCGACAGCCGTCAGGATCAACGAGCGCGAGGAATGGTCGCGCAAGTGGAATGGTGACTGGCAGGGCATGCCCTCGCCGGTGCTGCAAGCCCAGCGGCAGGCCGAGTTGCTGCGGCAACTGCTCCAGGATCACGCCGCCCAGCTGCGGCGCAAAACTCTCTTTGGGCTGCTACAGGGCGACTTCAGCAGCTGGCAGATCGATGGGCTGGTGGCCATCAGTGACCGGGGAGTGCTGCAGACCAAAGGGCAGCGTCCCTCCGTCTGCAAGGCTGATCAGGTGCCGGAGCGCGCGCGGGGCCTGATTGAGCAGCAGGCCGCCCAGGGACGCGCCGCCCTGACCCTGAATGCCGAGGAATTCGAGCGTGTTTCCCGCTTTCTGCTGATGCAGCACCGCGAGAAGAAACTGCCAGCGGCATCCGCCCCGGCTCAGCGGGATGAGCGAGGCAAAGGGGCTCCAGGCCAGATGAAAGATCAGGCCAGAACGGTACCGCACAAGCGCCCCACCCCAGCAGGGGCCAAGCGGGCAGCCGCTGCACCAGCGTCTGCTGGAGCGTGGCTGCCGACCTGCTCTCAGTGTCATAGCCCCCACCTGAAAATCCTGTTCGGCCACAGCTATTACTTCAAGTGCCAGGACTGCGGGGCCAACACCCCGCTGCCGCGCCGGGCCTGCCGCAACTGCGGCGAGCCGACCCGCACCCGCAAACAGGGCCTGCGCTTTTACGCCGATTGCGAGCGCTGCGGCAGCTCCGAGCATTTTTTTACCAACCCGTAAGCGTCCCGGCGGCCCCGCCCCCCTTGCATCCCACAGGCGATCACGCTACTCTATATCGGCCCTGAGGCGACGTAGCTCAGCTGGTTAGAGCGCACGACTCATAATCGTGAGGTCGAGAGTTCAAGTCTCTCTGTCGCCACCATCCACCCCGCCACGCCCGGCGGGGTTTTTGCTGCCCGGATCTTCCGGAGAAAACGCCGGCCCTGCCAGAGAACCTGGTGAGGCCGGCGTTGCGGTCTTTCTTGACTTGTTTACTGCACTCGCTTACTGCGCTGCGCTGTCTGGCAGGTCGGCGGCCGGAATCACGAAATAATCAATCGGCTTGAAGGTGCCGTTGTTGCTGCCCTCAGCCGAGCAGGCGGTCAGGCCCACGATCAGGTCCATCTCGGCCCGCAGCTCCAGGCGCTGCCCCGGCTGCGAGATGGGCGGGCCGATGTTGACCCGGCCCTGCTCGTCTACCAGCACATTCATGAAAATGTTCATGGTGGTGGGAATCTGGTCCGGCTGAATGCCGTAGGGCGCAAAGGCCTGCACCAGATTGGAAAAGCAGCTGGGGTGGCCCTCGGCGGTGCCGGGCGGGTAGAGGAGCTCGAAAGTTTCGGTGGAGCAGGGCGTCAGCAGGAAGTCGTGCCGGCCCACGTCGTCGCGCAGCAGGGTGAACATTGGGCGCGAGCGGTTGGAATACAGCACGTGCCCGGTGGTCAGGTAGATAGTCTCGTTGTAGTCGAAGGTGCGGCCTGAAGAGAGCCATTCTTCCTTGTTGCCGGCGGCAAAAGCCATCAGGTCAGACACCTGTTCGCCCTGGGGGTCAATCACCACCAGAAGGTCTCCCTTTTGCATGGTAAAGCCGCTGCCGCTCTGGGGCGGAATCCGGGTCAGGTCGTAGCGGGTCTCGTCACGGCCGGAGCCGTCAGTGGGTTGGGTCATGAATCGTTTTCCTCCTCTTGCCGCGCTGCCGGGGCTGCGGGGTTCTCTCCTCCGGCATCAAAGCCGAACGGGCAACGGCCAAACGGGGCCTGCCAGTCCGGCTCCACGGCCCGGCCAGAATACTGCCGCGCCTCGGAAGCGGTGCCGAAGTCGGCCAGGTTGGGGTTGATGGAGCCCTGCAACTTCATATCGCGGGCGCGAATGGTCTGCTGAAAGCGGGTCCAGCGCCCATCGGCCTTGAGCCGGCGGAACTGGTGATGCGAGTTGAAGACCAGCATCGGGTAGGCGAAACGCCGCGCGGTGCGGGAGGCGCCGGGATGCAGGCCCACGATAAAGAAAGCCTGACCGCCGAACGAGTAGCCAAAATCGGGGGCGGTGGAGTCGCTGCTGACCTCCTCGCTGTAGGGCTGGTCATCCAGCAGCGACAGGGCGTGCAGCTGTTCCCAGACCAGCTGCTCGAAAGTCAGTTCGTCCATCTCGGCCGGGGCCTCGAACACGCTGACGAAACTGGTGAAATCGGAATCCAGTGTCTTTTGCTCGGCCTGAAAAGCCCGCAGGTCACGGGCCAGCGCCAGCGTGCTGCCCAGCGTCGCCATTTCACCGTAAGTGTGCAGGCGGTACATGTCGGTATTCACCGACGCCTTGGCCGCCACACAGGGAAAATCGGGGGCCAGAATTTTCTCGCGGAACGCTGCCTCGGCGCGCTCAGCAAAGGACTCGGAGGGCAGCGGGGGCCGGTAGCCGGCCAGGGAAGCAGAAGTATGGGACACAGTCATAGAGCCTCGGAAGGAAAGGAAGGAAAGACAGAGCCCGGCAGTAGAGCGCAGGCTATGAAAGTTAACCTGACCATAGCCACTCCGCTGGGCCAATCCTGTGCCAAATGCTCTTTATGGCGGTCAACTCAACCTCAGCTAAAGCCTGCGGCAAGGCCTCTTCATGTTGCGGGCGGCAGGGCTGCGCCTAGACTGCCCCTCATGACTGCTGTGACCGACCCCCTCACGCTGCCCTGCGGTGTCAGCGTGAAAAACCGCCTGGTAAAAGGCGCCATGAGCGAGGCGCTGGGCACCCGCGACCACGCCCCCCGGCCCGAATTGCCGGCGCTGTATGCCCGCTGGGCAGAGGGCGGCACCGCCGTGCTGCTGACCGGCAACGTGATGGTGGACGCCCGCGCCCTGGGCGAGCCCGGCAACGTGGTGCTGGAAGATGAGCGGCATCTGGCCGAGTTCCACAGCTGGGCGGTGCAGGGGCAGCGGGACGGCGCGCAGGCGTGGGTGCAGCTGAACCACCCCGGCAAGCAGGCACCCCGGGGCCTGAATGCCGGCGGCACGGTGGCGCCCTCTGCCCTTCCTTTTTCCGGCGGCATGGCCCGCGCATTCGAAACCCCGCGCGAGCTGACAGTGACTGAAATCCATGAGCTGAGTGCCCGCTTTGCCCGCTCGGCGCGGCTGGCGCAGCAGGCCGGCTTCAGCGGGGTGCAGCTGCATGCGGCGCACGGGTACCTGATGTCACAGTTCCTCTCGCCCCGGCACAATGTCCGCACCGACGAGTACGGCGGCAGCCTGGACAACCGAATGCGTTTTCTGCTGGAAACCTTCAGCGCGGTGCGGGCGGCGGTGGGCCCACGCTTTCCGGTCGGCGTGAAGCTGAACTCGTCCGATTTCATGCGGGGCGGCTTTTCGGAAGAAGACAGCCTGCGCGTGGTGCAGGCGCTGGGCGAGCGGGGCTGTGACCTGATCGAGCTGTCGGGCGGCACCTACGAGAAACCGATGATGATGCTGGGCCAGGGCGAACGCGGCGGCTTCTTTGCCGATTTCTCGCGGCGGGCGCGGGCAGTGGCGGGCGTGCCGGTGTGCGTGACCGGCGGGTTCCGTGACGCGGCGACCATCCGCAGCGCCGTGGCGAACGGCACCGCCGACCTGGTGGGCCTGGGCCGGCCGCTGGTGGCGGACCCAGCCTTCAGCCGGCAGGTGCTCAGCGGCAAGGACGCCAGCAGCGACGTGCATCCCCTCCGGACTGGGATAAGGCCGCTGGACCGCAGCAGCTACCTGGAAATTGCCTGGTACGAGGACGCCATGCGCCGGCTGGCCCGGGGCGAGTCGGTCAAGGCCGGCGAGACGCCGCTGCTGGCCCTAGCCCGCATCTCGGCCGAGATGGGCCTCGGCGCGGTGTTGAGGCGCCGCCGGGCCTGACTGCCCCCCAGGCGTTCCGCCCGGAATCAGATATCCCATTCACTTCACGGAAAAACAGCAGGAAGAGGCATTCAATGAGAGACATGACCAACGATGCGACAAGGGCACTGGTACTGAGCGGCGGCGGCCTGACTGGCATTGCCTGGGGCGCGGGCCTGCTGACTGGCCTGGCCCGACAGGGGCTGAACCTGAGCGACGCCGGCGAGCGCCCGGACCTCACCATCGGGACCTCGGCAGGGGCGTCGGTGGGCACGCAGCTGCTTTCGGAGCAGGAACCTGAAGCCCTGCTGGAGCATCAGCTGCAGCTGCCGGCCACGCCGCGCCAGCCTGCCGTGCCCGGCGCCGGGCTGGACTTTGCCCGGGCGTTTCAGGCGCTGGTGCGCGAGGCCGGCCCCGACCCGCTGAATATTCGCCGCCGCATCGGTCAGTGGGCGCTGGAACGCGGCCTGGAACCGGAAACCGAAGCGCAGCTCAGCGCCCGCTTTGACCTACCGGTGAGCGAGTGGCCGCAGGGCCAGTTGCAGCTGACCGCGGTTGACGCCGAAAGTGGTGAGGCCCGCGTCTTTACCCGCGACTCGGGCGTGCCGCTGCTTCAGGCGGTGGCGGCCAGCTGCGCGGTGCCGGGGGTCTGGGCGCCGGTCGCCATTCAGGGCCGGCGCTATATGGACGGCGGCGTGCGCTCGGGCGCCAACGCCGATCTGGCCGCCGGAGCCGGCCGGGTGCTGGTGGTGGCGCTGATGCCGCTGGGCAACCTGCCCTCTCTGCAGGCCGAAGTGCAGGCCCTGGAAGCCGGCGGCGCAGCGGTGCGGGTGGTGGCTCCGGATCAGGCCTCGGCCGAGGCTATTGGGCCTGACCTGCTCTCGGCGGCCACCCGCACCGCCACCGCTCGGGCGGGTGCCGCACAGGGCGAACGCCTGGCTGCCGAACTGGGCGAGTTCTGGTCAGCCTGACTCAGCCCTCTCTCCTCTCTTTCTTCCCTTTCCATCTGCCGCTTTCTTCGCTCGTCCCTTTCCCTTTTCCCCCCTTTCTGGAGGACCCTATGAAACGACTTGCCCTGCTGTCTGCCGCCACCGCCCTGCTCTCGCTGGGAGCCGCCACCGCCCAGAGTGGCACTGCTCAGAGTGGTGCTGTTCAGAGTGGTGCTGTTCAGCCTGCGATGTCTCCGGCGACATCCCAGGACACGGTCCGGCAGAATGCCGCTGCGGCCCAGGGCGGCGCGCCCCAGAGTGCTGCGGCCCGCCCAACCCCGGACCCGGCCACCCGCGTTGACGCTCCGGCCGGCCCGGTGACCGGCTTCACACAGAGCGGCGTGCAGCGCTGGATGGGCCTGCCCTACGCGCAGCCGCCGGTGGGCGAGCAACGCTGGCGGGCCCCGAAAGCGCTGCCCCGCTGGGAGGAAAACCGGGTCGCCACGGCTGCGGGCCCGGCCTGCCTCCAGACGGTGTCTTATCCCGGACAGCCTGAACGCACCCGCGGCGCCGAGGATTGCCTGACGCTGAACGTGTATGCCCCTGCAGGCACGGCGCAGGCTGCC is a window of Deinococcus sp. Marseille-Q6407 DNA encoding:
- the gntA gene encoding guanitoxin biosynthesis heme-dependent pre-guanitoxin N-hydroxylase GntA: MSHTSASLAGYRPPLPSESFAERAEAAFREKILAPDFPCVAAKASVNTDMYRLHTYGEMATLGSTLALARDLRAFQAEQKTLDSDFTSFVSVFEAPAEMDELTFEQLVWEQLHALSLLDDQPYSEEVSSDSTAPDFGYSFGGQAFFIVGLHPGASRTARRFAYPMLVFNSHHQFRRLKADGRWTRFQQTIRARDMKLQGSINPNLADFGTASEARQYSGRAVEPDWQAPFGRCPFGFDAGGENPAAPAARQEEENDS
- a CDS encoding NADH:flavin oxidoreductase/NADH oxidase family protein, whose protein sequence is MTAVTDPLTLPCGVSVKNRLVKGAMSEALGTRDHAPRPELPALYARWAEGGTAVLLTGNVMVDARALGEPGNVVLEDERHLAEFHSWAVQGQRDGAQAWVQLNHPGKQAPRGLNAGGTVAPSALPFSGGMARAFETPRELTVTEIHELSARFARSARLAQQAGFSGVQLHAAHGYLMSQFLSPRHNVRTDEYGGSLDNRMRFLLETFSAVRAAVGPRFPVGVKLNSSDFMRGGFSEEDSLRVVQALGERGCDLIELSGGTYEKPMMMLGQGERGGFFADFSRRARAVAGVPVCVTGGFRDAATIRSAVANGTADLVGLGRPLVADPAFSRQVLSGKDASSDVHPLRTGIRPLDRSSYLEIAWYEDAMRRLARGESVKAGETPLLALARISAEMGLGAVLRRRRA
- a CDS encoding patatin-like phospholipase family protein, which produces MTNDATRALVLSGGGLTGIAWGAGLLTGLARQGLNLSDAGERPDLTIGTSAGASVGTQLLSEQEPEALLEHQLQLPATPRQPAVPGAGLDFARAFQALVREAGPDPLNIRRRIGQWALERGLEPETEAQLSARFDLPVSEWPQGQLQLTAVDAESGEARVFTRDSGVPLLQAVAASCAVPGVWAPVAIQGRRYMDGGVRSGANADLAAGAGRVLVVALMPLGNLPSLQAEVQALEAGGAAVRVVAPDQASAEAIGPDLLSAATRTATARAGAAQGERLAAELGEFWSA
- a CDS encoding DUF1989 domain-containing protein, coding for MTQPTDGSGRDETRYDLTRIPPQSGSGFTMQKGDLLVVIDPQGEQVSDLMAFAAGNKEEWLSSGRTFDYNETIYLTTGHVLYSNRSRPMFTLLRDDVGRHDFLLTPCSTETFELLYPPGTAEGHPSCFSNLVQAFAPYGIQPDQIPTTMNIFMNVLVDEQGRVNIGPPISQPGQRLELRAEMDLIVGLTACSAEGSNNGTFKPIDYFVIPAADLPDSAAQ
- a CDS encoding nuclease-related domain-containing protein; translation: MIVKEHRPTPTRDKFQRAGDEAEQQMAHYLQRAFGEDQAVHVFNNLRLQRKGETAQLDHLILHRSGMIIVESKSVSTAVRINEREEWSRKWNGDWQGMPSPVLQAQRQAELLRQLLQDHAAQLRRKTLFGLLQGDFSSWQIDGLVAISDRGVLQTKGQRPSVCKADQVPERARGLIEQQAAQGRAALTLNAEEFERVSRFLLMQHREKKLPAASAPAQRDERGKGAPGQMKDQARTVPHKRPTPAGAKRAAAAPASAGAWLPTCSQCHSPHLKILFGHSYYFKCQDCGANTPLPRRACRNCGEPTRTRKQGLRFYADCERCGSSEHFFTNP